A part of Prosthecobacter sp. SYSU 5D2 genomic DNA contains:
- a CDS encoding group 1 truncated hemoglobin gives MDTQESLYERLGGSAGVETLVEAFYIRVLADPELAPFFRDSSIERLQKMQTEFFNRALGGPIAYSGRPLAHVHHGKGITRRHFALFVGHLLETLKDYGCEDRETDEVIEHINTFANEITGTSY, from the coding sequence ATGGACACCCAAGAATCCCTCTATGAACGGCTGGGCGGTTCCGCAGGCGTTGAAACCCTCGTCGAAGCCTTCTACATCCGCGTCCTCGCCGATCCCGAACTCGCCCCCTTTTTCCGCGACTCTTCCATTGAGCGGCTGCAAAAAATGCAGACCGAGTTCTTCAATCGCGCCCTCGGCGGCCCCATTGCCTACTCCGGCCGCCCCCTTGCCCACGTGCATCATGGCAAAGGTATCACCCGCCGCCACTTCGCCCTTTTTGTCGGCCACCTGCTGGAAACCCTCAAGGACTACGGCTGCGAAGACCGGGAGACCGATGAAGTCATCGAGCACATCAACACCTTCGCCAACGAGATCACCGGCACCTCCTACTGA
- a CDS encoding MBL fold metallo-hydrolase encodes MNIPLEDLFNDVIGKAQRGLGLSNESLADKVGVSAASVEATKEGATDTSILMKLAAGLGLHGPSLAEMSDQAWYPEPVEVDGLAQFNTPFHDMTVNAYLVWNPATKEAAAFDTGASAQPMLDKIRSLELKLRYLFLTHTHPDHVADIGSLQAPFVLISELEPHPEAQSFAPGTQWKLGGLTISTRVTTGHSKGATTYVIEGLAKPVAIVGDAIFASSMGGGMVSYEEALATNRAQIFTLADETVLCPGHGPMTTVGEEKRHNPFYPEFK; translated from the coding sequence ATGAACATTCCCCTCGAAGATCTTTTCAATGATGTCATCGGCAAGGCCCAGCGCGGGCTTGGGCTGAGCAATGAAAGCCTGGCCGACAAGGTGGGGGTGAGTGCGGCCTCCGTGGAGGCGACAAAGGAAGGTGCGACGGATACCTCCATCTTGATGAAGCTGGCGGCGGGGCTGGGGCTGCATGGGCCGTCGCTGGCGGAGATGTCCGACCAGGCGTGGTATCCTGAACCGGTGGAGGTGGACGGACTGGCGCAGTTTAACACACCGTTTCATGACATGACGGTGAATGCCTATCTGGTGTGGAATCCGGCGACGAAAGAGGCGGCGGCTTTTGATACGGGTGCGAGTGCGCAGCCGATGCTGGACAAGATCCGCTCGCTGGAGCTGAAGCTGAGGTATCTTTTCCTGACGCATACGCATCCGGATCATGTGGCGGACATTGGGAGCTTGCAGGCGCCGTTTGTGCTCATCAGCGAACTGGAGCCGCATCCGGAGGCACAGTCTTTTGCACCGGGGACCCAATGGAAGCTGGGCGGGCTGACGATCAGCACCCGGGTGACGACGGGGCATTCCAAAGGGGCGACGACTTATGTGATCGAGGGGCTGGCGAAGCCGGTGGCGATTGTGGGTGATGCAATCTTTGCCAGCTCGATGGGCGGTGGGATGGTTTCGTATGAGGAGGCCCTGGCGACGAACCGGGCGCAGATTTTTACGCTGGCGGATGAGACGGTGCTGTGCCCTGGGCATGGGCCGATGACGACGGTGGGCGAGGAGAAGCGGCACAATCCGTTTTATCCGGAGTTTAAGTGA
- the ccsA gene encoding cytochrome c biogenesis protein CcsA — MKNFLFVIALMTGLLNAQQPETTPVAAPVAAAASSTGEAAALPAPKVFLDSEVVALFQSLPVQEGGRVKPLDTYARFLLLRLHGKQSMKVDHPKLPDVKKLKAIEWLLLSWFRPDIARDLPLFVVDNSQAVGEINVDPKDLRDRYSWNEIVKGKEELIKRAQSYSEIESADRTGVQRNVIDLARNFFDYDAVSDFMTAARTDWKKEVAAILPADAARELTGEVDLTVWDLATRLGPMIRDQRLQAMGQDVAGKILELFINTTLRPGKTLAFIPPEDVENDTWMTVEQTITALMQGSLSEGDLRLSSGKDAVYAASLKPEGFKTAVKTFVDDVRAQAEKRDELKHIDREVSYHKKDYFTNALVWYLLGFLVGLAGLVAPNTGWAKWAARISWVTLILAVGYNVWGITVRCIINERPPIATLYETILFITGSMAIVGLFIERVTKQGIGLVVAGFLGALGMFLSNRFMALDGQDTMPTLEAVLITNFWLATHVTIINIGYAGAMLGSVVSMVYVIYRFLAKGEKAVEFRRLLTRITYGIVCFGLLFALVGTVLGGIWANDSWGRFWGWDPKENGALMIVLMGLIILHARMGGYIREIGLHALSLILGAITLFSWFGVNQLSIGLHSYGFTAGITMALNTGYSIKGLFALACLWFWWQERSAKKARAA, encoded by the coding sequence ATGAAAAATTTTCTTTTTGTCATCGCGTTAATGACCGGGCTGCTGAATGCGCAGCAGCCGGAGACAACCCCTGTGGCTGCTCCTGTGGCAGCGGCTGCATCTTCAACAGGGGAGGCGGCGGCGCTGCCGGCTCCGAAGGTGTTTTTGGACTCGGAGGTGGTGGCTTTGTTTCAGTCGCTGCCGGTGCAGGAAGGCGGACGGGTGAAGCCGCTGGATACGTATGCGCGCTTCCTTTTGCTCCGCCTGCACGGTAAGCAGAGCATGAAAGTGGACCATCCCAAGCTGCCGGATGTGAAAAAGCTGAAGGCGATTGAGTGGCTGCTGCTGAGCTGGTTCCGGCCGGATATCGCGCGGGATCTGCCGCTGTTTGTGGTGGACAATTCCCAGGCGGTCGGGGAGATCAATGTGGATCCGAAGGATCTGCGTGACCGGTATTCCTGGAATGAGATTGTGAAGGGCAAGGAGGAACTGATCAAACGGGCGCAGAGCTACAGCGAGATCGAAAGCGCGGACCGCACCGGGGTGCAGCGCAATGTGATTGACCTGGCGCGGAATTTTTTCGACTACGATGCGGTGAGTGATTTCATGACGGCGGCGCGGACGGACTGGAAGAAGGAAGTCGCCGCCATCCTGCCTGCGGATGCAGCCCGGGAACTGACGGGGGAAGTGGATCTGACGGTGTGGGATCTGGCGACCCGGCTGGGGCCGATGATCCGTGACCAAAGGCTGCAGGCGATGGGCCAGGATGTGGCCGGAAAGATCCTGGAACTGTTCATCAACACGACACTGAGGCCGGGCAAGACGCTGGCCTTTATCCCGCCTGAGGATGTGGAGAACGATACCTGGATGACGGTGGAGCAGACCATCACGGCGCTGATGCAGGGCTCTTTGTCAGAGGGGGATCTGCGCCTCTCCAGTGGCAAGGATGCAGTGTATGCGGCCAGCCTGAAGCCGGAAGGTTTTAAAACGGCGGTGAAGACCTTTGTGGACGATGTACGTGCGCAGGCGGAGAAGCGGGATGAACTGAAGCATATTGACCGTGAGGTGAGCTATCATAAGAAGGACTATTTCACGAATGCGCTGGTCTGGTATCTGCTGGGCTTTTTGGTGGGGCTGGCCGGGCTGGTGGCACCCAATACGGGCTGGGCCAAATGGGCGGCACGGATCTCGTGGGTGACTCTTATCCTGGCGGTGGGCTACAACGTCTGGGGCATCACGGTGCGCTGTATCATCAATGAGCGGCCGCCGATTGCGACGCTGTATGAGACGATCCTTTTCATTACCGGGTCCATGGCCATTGTGGGTCTGTTTATCGAGCGGGTGACGAAGCAGGGCATCGGCCTGGTGGTGGCGGGTTTTCTGGGCGCGCTGGGGATGTTTCTTTCCAACCGCTTCATGGCGCTGGACGGACAGGACACGATGCCGACGCTGGAAGCGGTGCTGATCACCAACTTCTGGCTGGCCACGCATGTGACCATTATCAATATTGGTTATGCCGGGGCGATGCTGGGATCGGTGGTGTCCATGGTGTATGTGATCTACCGCTTCCTGGCCAAAGGGGAGAAGGCGGTGGAATTCCGCCGGCTGCTGACCCGCATCACTTATGGCATCGTCTGCTTTGGCCTGCTGTTTGCCCTGGTTGGGACGGTGCTCGGGGGGATCTGGGCGAATGACAGCTGGGGCCGGTTCTGGGGCTGGGACCCGAAGGAAAACGGGGCGCTGATGATTGTGCTCATGGGCCTGATCATCCTGCATGCACGCATGGGCGGCTACATCCGCGAGATCGGCCTGCATGCGCTGTCGCTGATTTTGGGAGCCATCACCTTGTTTAGCTGGTTTGGTGTGAACCAGCTCAGCATCGGGCTGCACAGCTATGGTTTCACCGCCGGGATTACGATGGCGCTGAATACGGGCTACAGCATCAAGGGCCTCTTTGCCCTGGCCTGCCTGTGGTTCTGGTGGCAGGAGCGCAGCGCGAAGAAAGCGCGCGCGGCCTGA
- a CDS encoding cytochrome c biogenesis protein ResB — translation MSAPPTSFPARVFAILSSFGLAIIVLSFLLLITFLGTLAQKDMGLLDSQRIYFDSWFLIHDLTIGRMVLPVPLPGGGLLMVLLFINMLCGAVIRMRKGVRNIGVLISHLAIMFMLVAGFVSFLYKTEGAMPLFEGQASDQYQSYHERIIEVRKFDASGKGEETAMVIPMNHFADLAPGKAREFFGKDLPFDLQVTGYQRNANIVQAEEGDVGVIDGYRIQPVKHAKEDEANVTAVEVTVKTKDGAPQKAILWEGAFAPYTVKAGDGFYTLALARMKWKLPFAIRLEDFQRELHPGTMKAKRYTSHVTKIKDGKEDPMVVTMNVPVRDSGFVVYQASFSTGTSGEQSVFTVASNPSDQWPLWSCVAVAFGLTLHFLMHLVRFLSRAMKKKPQPAVV, via the coding sequence ATGTCTGCCCCTCCCACCAGTTTTCCGGCGCGCGTGTTCGCCATTCTTTCGTCCTTTGGACTGGCGATCATTGTGCTCAGCTTTCTGCTGCTCATCACTTTTCTGGGCACGCTGGCCCAGAAGGACATGGGCCTGCTGGACAGCCAGCGGATTTATTTTGATTCGTGGTTCTTGATCCATGACCTGACCATTGGCCGCATGGTGCTGCCGGTGCCGCTGCCGGGCGGCGGTTTGCTGATGGTGCTGCTTTTCATCAATATGCTGTGTGGGGCGGTGATCCGCATGCGCAAGGGTGTGCGGAACATTGGCGTGCTGATTTCACACCTGGCCATTATGTTCATGCTGGTGGCGGGGTTTGTGAGTTTTCTGTACAAGACGGAAGGGGCAATGCCGCTGTTTGAAGGCCAGGCGAGCGATCAGTACCAAAGCTACCATGAGCGCATCATTGAAGTGCGGAAGTTTGATGCCTCCGGCAAGGGGGAGGAGACGGCGATGGTGATCCCGATGAACCATTTTGCGGATCTGGCACCGGGCAAGGCGCGGGAGTTTTTTGGCAAGGACCTGCCGTTTGACCTCCAGGTGACGGGGTATCAGCGCAATGCAAACATCGTCCAGGCGGAAGAAGGGGATGTGGGTGTGATTGATGGATACCGCATCCAGCCAGTGAAACATGCCAAGGAAGATGAGGCGAATGTCACGGCGGTGGAAGTGACCGTGAAGACGAAGGATGGAGCGCCGCAAAAGGCCATCCTATGGGAGGGGGCGTTTGCGCCTTACACGGTGAAGGCGGGGGACGGTTTTTATACGCTGGCGCTGGCGCGGATGAAGTGGAAGCTGCCGTTTGCCATCCGGCTGGAGGATTTCCAGCGTGAGCTGCATCCCGGCACGATGAAGGCGAAGAGGTACACCAGCCATGTGACGAAGATCAAAGACGGCAAGGAGGATCCGATGGTGGTGACGATGAACGTGCCGGTGCGGGATTCGGGTTTTGTGGTTTATCAGGCCAGCTTCAGCACTGGGACGAGCGGTGAGCAGTCAGTGTTTACGGTGGCGAGCAATCCTTCGGACCAATGGCCCTTGTGGAGCTGTGTGGCGGTGGCGTTTGGCCTGACCCTGCATTTCCTGATGCATCTGGTCCGCTTTCTGAGCAGGGCGATGAAGAAGAAGCCCCAGCCTGCTGTGGTCTAA
- a CDS encoding c-type cytochrome domain-containing protein yields MRFCHSLICLLALASFATAADKPAPDPAFKAVVDKVNATGASLMPVAADGKAYRFTALNVAKDFNDAGLAALAPAAEKITSVDLARTKVTDAGLAALAPMKNLTELHLENTGITDAGLDHLKGLAALEYLNLYNTKVTDAGAQKLAGLTKLKALYLWQTGVTKAGVAQLKAKLPGAQINTGWTAEDDAKPVAVAATPVVAEAKPAAKAAPAAAKPAGKLDAAVAAKAVVYKDVIAPILEAKCVSCHGAEKKKGKLQLHDFASIMKGGSEGDVNVVPGKPDESLLIGRIKLPEDDDDHMPPSDEPQVTKEELALLRWWIAGGASDTVTVAAAKPTPEVEPALAVLLGKEAPAAKPAAVAKAPAAKPKAAAPVAAKGKLDPAIAAKAVIYKDVIAPIMEAKCVSCHGAEKKKGKLQLHDFASIMKGGSEGDVNVVVGKPEESLLLERINLPVDDDDHMPPSDEPQVTKEELALLKWWIANGASETATVASVKATPDVESALALVLGKGLPKAGAKVAKVDDSKPAPLTDAEKKQVAEITAKIQALNASLMPLAQDTEQLRLSVINATDKFGDAELALLEPIAKHVIWVDLARSKVTDAGAETLAKMTALERLHLENTKMSDAGLAKIATLQKLEYLNLYGTKTTDAGIAALAGAKGLKKLFVWQTGVTKAGATALEGKLPGLKVNVGLSEAEIAKLTAPPPAAPPAPAPAPAPAKKEEPKKDAAKPEAKKVESKAEAKKADAPPAAKPEAAKKADAPAAEKAKAKPAPAAPKAD; encoded by the coding sequence ATGCGATTCTGTCACTCATTGATCTGCCTTCTGGCGCTGGCATCCTTTGCCACGGCTGCCGACAAACCTGCGCCTGACCCAGCCTTTAAGGCGGTCGTGGACAAGGTGAATGCCACGGGGGCATCGCTGATGCCAGTGGCTGCGGATGGCAAGGCCTACCGGTTTACCGCGCTGAATGTGGCCAAGGATTTTAACGATGCGGGGCTGGCTGCGCTGGCACCTGCGGCGGAAAAGATCACCTCGGTGGATCTGGCCCGCACGAAGGTGACGGATGCCGGGCTGGCTGCGCTGGCACCGATGAAGAACCTGACGGAACTGCATCTGGAGAATACCGGCATCACGGATGCGGGGCTGGATCACCTGAAGGGGCTGGCAGCGCTGGAATACCTGAATTTGTACAACACGAAGGTGACGGATGCCGGGGCGCAGAAGCTGGCCGGACTGACGAAGCTGAAAGCGCTGTATTTGTGGCAGACCGGAGTGACGAAGGCGGGTGTGGCGCAGCTGAAGGCCAAGCTCCCGGGGGCACAGATCAATACCGGCTGGACGGCTGAGGATGATGCGAAGCCGGTGGCTGTGGCGGCAACGCCGGTGGTGGCGGAGGCCAAGCCTGCGGCGAAAGCGGCTCCGGCGGCGGCAAAGCCTGCTGGCAAGCTGGATGCGGCGGTGGCTGCGAAGGCGGTGGTTTATAAAGATGTCATCGCTCCGATCCTGGAAGCGAAATGCGTGAGCTGCCATGGTGCTGAAAAGAAAAAGGGCAAGCTGCAATTGCATGACTTTGCCTCCATCATGAAAGGCGGCAGCGAGGGCGATGTGAATGTGGTGCCGGGCAAACCGGACGAGAGTTTGCTGATCGGCCGCATCAAGCTGCCGGAAGACGATGACGACCACATGCCACCGAGCGATGAGCCGCAGGTGACGAAGGAAGAACTGGCGCTGCTGCGCTGGTGGATCGCCGGTGGTGCCTCGGATACGGTGACGGTGGCTGCGGCAAAACCAACTCCAGAAGTGGAGCCTGCGCTGGCGGTGCTTTTGGGCAAGGAGGCTCCGGCGGCGAAGCCAGCGGCGGTGGCGAAGGCCCCGGCGGCGAAGCCGAAAGCGGCAGCCCCTGTGGCGGCGAAGGGCAAGCTTGACCCGGCGATTGCGGCGAAGGCGGTGATTTATAAGGACGTGATCGCGCCGATCATGGAAGCGAAGTGCGTCAGCTGCCACGGTGCCGAGAAGAAGAAGGGCAAGCTGCAGTTGCATGATTTTGCCTCGATCATGAAGGGCGGCAGCGAGGGCGATGTGAATGTGGTGGTGGGCAAGCCGGAGGAGAGCCTGCTGCTGGAGCGCATCAATCTACCAGTGGATGACGATGACCACATGCCACCGAGCGATGAGCCGCAGGTGACGAAGGAAGAACTGGCTTTGCTGAAGTGGTGGATCGCCAACGGCGCCTCTGAAACGGCGACGGTGGCCTCTGTGAAAGCGACGCCGGATGTGGAGTCTGCTCTGGCTCTGGTTTTGGGCAAAGGTCTGCCAAAAGCTGGCGCTAAGGTGGCCAAGGTGGATGACAGCAAGCCTGCGCCGCTGACGGATGCTGAGAAAAAGCAGGTGGCTGAGATCACCGCGAAGATCCAGGCGCTGAATGCGTCCCTGATGCCGCTGGCGCAGGATACGGAGCAGCTGCGCCTGAGCGTGATCAATGCGACGGACAAGTTTGGGGATGCGGAGCTGGCGCTGCTGGAGCCCATTGCCAAGCATGTGATCTGGGTGGATCTTGCCCGCAGCAAGGTGACGGATGCGGGGGCTGAGACGCTGGCGAAGATGACAGCCCTGGAGCGTCTGCACTTGGAGAACACCAAGATGAGCGATGCCGGTCTGGCCAAAATCGCCACGCTGCAGAAGCTGGAATACCTGAACCTGTATGGCACGAAGACGACGGATGCTGGCATTGCGGCTCTGGCCGGGGCCAAAGGGCTGAAGAAGCTGTTCGTCTGGCAGACGGGTGTGACCAAGGCAGGCGCAACTGCCCTGGAAGGCAAGCTTCCTGGACTGAAAGTGAATGTGGGGCTGAGCGAGGCTGAGATCGCCAAACTGACCGCTCCGCCTCCGGCCGCGCCGCCAGCGCCAGCCCCTGCTCCAGCCCCTGCCAAGAAAGAGGAGCCGAAGAAAGATGCGGCGAAGCCGGAAGCCAAAAAAGTTGAGTCCAAGGCTGAGGCGAAGAAAGCGGATGCACCTCCTGCTGCAAAGCCTGAGGCTGCCAAGAAGGCGGACGCTCCGGCGGCGGAGAAAGCCAAGGCGAAACCTGCCCCGGCAGCCCCAAAAGCAGACTGA
- a CDS encoding c-type cytochrome domain-containing protein, translated as MSYSSNDFGTPRSFTGTWVATLLLIAGFIAGLVAFPPMYEKPAAEAETMVLFVGRFHPILLHLPVGALLVLCLMELMCLTRKGEESMGLSALFILWIGAAGSVLAVLAGIMLSREGGYEGGNFTLHQTLALVGTTGVLVALVIRLLAMGKGSFDMLHGYRAVFFLSFGVMGLGAHFGGNMSHGSKFLTEHMPEPMKSQTVAMEKWMLGFVEKPKPVKPAPLPDPAPAPLPNPPPGQVPVVTPAAGETAGKPVEPMTPTTSDTVPVQPPAPVLGGIAEAAKEKLVFQHVILPILEAKCNQCHNEDKSKGDLRMDTYELAMQGGENGANFVAGKPAESLSIQRIDLPEDDDEHMPPEGKEQLTPEEMMLIRWWVQQGASNTLKVAEAEFPAETKTAVDALLKGQP; from the coding sequence ATGTCTTATTCCTCCAATGATTTCGGCACCCCCAGGTCTTTCACAGGCACCTGGGTGGCGACGTTATTGCTGATCGCCGGTTTCATCGCCGGGCTGGTGGCATTTCCACCGATGTATGAAAAACCCGCAGCGGAGGCGGAGACGATGGTGCTGTTTGTGGGCAGGTTCCACCCGATCCTGCTGCACCTGCCCGTGGGCGCGCTGTTGGTGCTATGCCTGATGGAGCTGATGTGCCTGACCAGGAAGGGGGAGGAATCCATGGGGCTTTCGGCTCTGTTTATCCTGTGGATCGGCGCGGCGGGATCGGTGCTGGCGGTGCTGGCGGGGATCATGCTGAGCCGTGAGGGCGGGTATGAGGGGGGCAATTTTACCCTGCACCAGACTTTGGCTCTGGTGGGGACGACGGGGGTGCTGGTGGCGCTGGTGATCCGGCTGCTGGCGATGGGCAAGGGGAGCTTTGACATGCTGCATGGCTACCGGGCGGTGTTTTTCCTGTCGTTTGGCGTGATGGGCTTGGGCGCGCACTTTGGCGGAAACATGTCCCATGGGAGCAAGTTTCTGACCGAACACATGCCGGAACCGATGAAGAGCCAGACGGTGGCGATGGAGAAGTGGATGCTGGGCTTTGTGGAAAAACCGAAGCCGGTGAAGCCTGCGCCGCTGCCTGATCCTGCGCCCGCACCGCTGCCAAATCCGCCGCCTGGACAGGTGCCTGTGGTGACGCCTGCGGCTGGTGAAACGGCGGGCAAGCCCGTGGAGCCGATGACGCCCACAACATCGGATACGGTACCGGTGCAGCCACCTGCTCCGGTATTGGGCGGAATCGCCGAGGCGGCGAAGGAGAAACTGGTGTTCCAGCATGTGATTTTGCCGATCCTGGAAGCGAAGTGCAACCAGTGCCACAATGAAGACAAGTCCAAGGGAGATCTACGAATGGACACCTATGAACTGGCGATGCAGGGCGGCGAGAACGGGGCCAATTTTGTGGCGGGCAAACCTGCAGAAAGCCTGAGCATCCAGCGAATTGACCTGCCGGAGGATGATGACGAGCACATGCCGCCTGAGGGCAAAGAGCAGCTCACGCCAGAAGAAATGATGCTCATCCGCTGGTGGGTGCAGCAGGGGGCCTCGAATACCCTGAAGGTCGCCGAGGCGGAGTTTCCTGCTGAGACGAAGACGGCGGTTGATGCTCTTTTGAAAGGACAGCCGTAA
- a CDS encoding ATPase — MTRTSSIRDFSIALALLGICGFFAVAEPNFLGSRNLSLLMTELSITATLAMGMLLVILPGHIDLSVGSGLALLSGIATVLTTKAGLPAPVGLGIGLAAGLLIWWGKGVLIVKERIPAFIVTLAGLLVYRGLFWLVIQNQTVPVVAGGQTNVYSLISTFYLPPMAGYALGIGVVAVLAVATVLGRRQRRANGFETESGETAFMKVFIAAQAVMLFVIVTNQFRGIPLPAVIFGMVALGVYLLTQHTAFGRYLYAIGGNPEAALVSGVPVGKVVIGAFAMMGAIVAVTGFMITSYTGNSTTDIGEWMELDAVAACVIGGVSLRGGRGTVLGVLAGALIMATLLNGMTLMSVSPEYKLVVRGSVLLAAVWMDVRLGRQ; from the coding sequence ATGACGCGCACGTCCTCCATACGCGATTTTTCGATTGCCCTGGCGCTGCTGGGGATCTGCGGTTTTTTTGCCGTGGCGGAGCCGAATTTTCTCGGCTCGCGGAACCTGTCATTGCTGATGACGGAGCTGTCCATCACGGCGACGCTGGCGATGGGGATGCTGCTGGTGATTTTGCCGGGGCACATTGATCTGTCCGTGGGGAGCGGACTGGCGCTGCTGAGCGGGATTGCAACGGTTTTGACGACGAAGGCGGGACTGCCTGCGCCAGTGGGGCTGGGGATCGGGCTGGCTGCGGGCCTTCTCATTTGGTGGGGGAAAGGGGTGCTGATTGTGAAGGAGCGCATCCCGGCTTTCATTGTGACACTCGCCGGTTTGCTGGTCTATCGAGGCCTGTTCTGGCTGGTGATCCAAAACCAGACGGTGCCGGTGGTGGCGGGCGGGCAGACGAATGTGTATTCGCTGATCAGCACTTTTTATCTGCCGCCAATGGCGGGGTATGCGCTGGGCATTGGTGTGGTGGCTGTGCTGGCGGTGGCGACGGTGCTTGGACGCAGGCAGCGGCGGGCGAACGGGTTCGAAACAGAGAGCGGCGAGACAGCTTTTATGAAGGTCTTCATCGCGGCCCAGGCGGTGATGCTGTTCGTGATCGTGACGAACCAGTTTCGGGGAATTCCGCTGCCAGCGGTGATTTTTGGAATGGTGGCGCTGGGGGTGTATCTGCTGACGCAGCACACGGCCTTTGGGCGTTATCTCTATGCCATCGGGGGAAATCCGGAGGCGGCGCTGGTCTCCGGTGTGCCGGTGGGGAAGGTGGTCATCGGCGCGTTTGCCATGATGGGGGCGATTGTGGCGGTCACTGGGTTTATGATCACATCCTATACGGGAAACTCGACCACGGACATTGGCGAATGGATGGAGCTGGACGCGGTGGCGGCGTGTGTGATCGGCGGGGTCAGTTTGCGCGGGGGAAGGGGAACGGTGCTGGGGGTGCTGGCGGGGGCTCTGATCATGGCGACGCTGCTCAATGGGATGACGCTGATGTCAGTTTCACCCGAGTACAAGCTGGTGGTACGGGGCAGTGTACTGCTGGCTGCGGTGTGGATGGATGTGCGGCTGGGGCGTCAGTAG